The genome window CGTATTTGCGTACGAAGCGTTGTAGCGCCCGTCGGCATCTCCATCGAGCAGCGTGATCGTTTCACTCGTGCCGTTCGGCCATGAAATATTTGCAAGAACAGTATCTACTGCGACGTTATCGCTTACGTTCGCTGCAATCTCCACTGGGGAAAACTGTTCAACTGTTGAAGGCGTCGCGGTTACAGCAGACACTGCAGGGACGGCCGTGTCGTTAGACGCTTCTGTGGTGAAGTTGAATTCTCCCGACTGGTTCTTGTTGCCAGCGACATCTGTTGTGTTCACAACGTAGAAATACGTCGTGTTGGGGGATAGATTTACGATTGTTACTGCGTGCTGCACGCCGATGGAATTATTTGCGACGGAGAACGTGTAGTTCCCACTCGATGTCCCGTACCACACCACTCCTGTTGTGTTCTCGTTCGTCTGCCATTGCACAACCGCGCTCTCATTCGTTATAGACGAATTTGTCACGTTGGAGATCGTGGCCGGCGTGTTGTCGTTTGTTATAGTTAGCGTGGTTGATGCGTTTGTATTGTCCGCCTCATCTGTGACAATGAAGGCGATGACACATTGTCCTTCTGGACAGCCGAGTGCAGAGGCGTTTGTAACTGCTGAATAGAGCGAGCCGTTTACTAGATTGAGCGAAACAGAAGACGTGTTCTGTGCCGTGACTGCAGCCACACCTGTATTGTCTGAGGCGGTGATGTTGAGTCGTATCGGCGTCGTGTTCTGCACAAGCGATGCATTGACTGATGCGTTCTGTGCTGAAGGATTTATGTCGTCAATGGTGAAGGTTGCACTCGTATCCGTCGCGTTATTATCAGCCTCATCAACCGCGACCACATCCACCGGGGAGCCGCCTGCAACAAGCGCAATCGTACCATTCCACAAGCCACCACCCACACTCACCAAACCAACACCTTCCGCAGAAACCGACACCACACCCGTCGCGTCACTAACATTCACCGTCACAGAAACATTCGTATTATTTTTCGTTATGTTATCCGACAATGAAACGCTGTGAATAGTTGGCGCGGTATCGTCAATGATGAATCCTGCGCTCGTGTCTGTCTGGACATTCCCAACTCCGTCTGTTGCAATAACATCTACTGGGGAGCCGCCCGCAACAAGCGTAATCGTGCCATTCCACAAACCACCACCCACACTCACCAAACTAACACCCTCTGCAGAAACTGACACCACGCCAACAAGGGCATCGGAAACATTCACCGTCACAGAAACATTCGTATTATTTTTCGTTATGTTATCCGACAACGAAACGCTGCTAATCGTGGGCGATGTCGTGTCCACCGTGATGTTCACTCCCGTATCACTCCCCACAGTTCCTGTGCTCTTTGTCGCGTTCACGGTTATGTTGTACACACCATCGGGCAAACCCTCCTGGGTCGCGTTGAAGTTGTACGTAAAAACCGTGCCGCTTGTTGTGTTGGTTACATTCACTACAAGGTCGCCGCTGGTGTTAAAGAAAAAGAACGTGGCATTTTGTGCAACTTCGTTGGTTGTCGCGTTAAGAAGAAAAGTGGCGTTGTGCTGAGAATTGTTAGAGGGCGCTGTGAGAGAAACCAGCAGCGGCGTGTCAAGAATGGTCACGTTTGATGCATTCACCGCAGAACCGTACGCTTCACCATCAAACGGACGCACCTCGCACGTCCAAACTTCTCCGACGCTCGTGTTTCCGCTCCCGAGTACGTGGCTGGCGAGCGTCCCGTTGGAAACCCCAAAGCTCGTGTTCAAAAAAGAAGAGCCGTCAACGAACCACGTGATATTGACCGAGAGCGACTGGCCTGTGTTGTTATCCTCGACAACGAACGAGCAGTTCAAATCTTCATTGACCAGAGGAGAGAGCGGCGTAAGATTAATTTGCACCACGGCAGGGAGTTGGTTAGGAGGGTTCGTCGTCACTGAAATATTGTTTTCAGCAGAAACACTTGTGTTCTTGTTTCCCGCATCGTCCACGGTGTAAACCTGAAACGTGTACGCCGTAGCAGCCACCAATCCAGTGACGTTATAAGATGTTTGCGACGTGTTCGCTACGAAAACACTCCCATCACGCCACACTTCAGTGTGGTTCACATCAGTTGCGTTCGACACGTTCCAGGCCAAGAACACCCACGTTCTTCCCGTTGACTGGTTCGTCAAATTCTCAGCCTGCAACGGGGGCGTGTCATCAACGGTCAATGAAGCCGTTACTGAATTGTTGACGTTGCCGTAGTTGTCCACCGCCGTGAACGTAAGCGTGCATACGCCTTCTCCACACCCCAGCGCAGTCGCGTTCGTCACCACCGTCCACAACGTCGCCGACACGTTAGCCATCACAACACTTGAAGCATTGCTCACGTTCACCCCTGCAACGCCCTGCGTGTCCGTGACCGTTACGTTAATCTCGACAGGGTCGGAACTCCTCGCCAAAGAAGGCGTCACCGTCGGGCTTGAAACCGACGGAGGCGTCCCGTCCGACACGTTAAACCATGTCGTGACTGAATCGTTCACATTCCCGACAGTATCGTTAGCAATAAATGTGACATTGTACCTCCCAAGAAGCGACGTATCAGAAAATGTGCCGTTGAACCTGCCGTCCGAGTTCGTATCGCTTAACGTGATTGTGCTAACACTGGCGTTCGGCAAAGAAACGCTTGCTTCAACTGCCTCAACTCCGACAAGCGCGTCCGACGCGTTCACTTCTAAAACCACTTGCTCGCTCTCGTTGTAGAGCGTTCCTGCAAGAGGCGCAGGGTCTCCTACAACGGGCGGTGTTGCATCAATAGTCACGTTTGCGTTCGTTGCAGAGACCGTCGTTCCTGAAGTATTCGTTGCGTTGGCAGTGATGTTGTACACCCCGTCCGGAAGACCCCTCTCTGTCGCATTATATGAAAAGAGAAAGGTCGTGCCAGGCGTCGTGTTTGTTACATTGTCAACAACAACCCCCGAGGCATTTATAAAGAAGAACGTCACGTTGCTCGCCTGAGCGTCTGTTGATGCGTTCAGCAAGAAACTACCCTGATTCGTTGAATTCTCTGCAGGGGTGTGAATTGTGACTTGCGCCAATGCCAAAACGTACACACTCAGCAAGAAGAGGACTATCAGCCCGCCAACACCACTGAGCATCACCACCCTGCTTTGGCCCTTCGGCCCCACTGGAACCACCACCCCTCTTTGCATCAATCCTGCATCGATTTTCCTCCTTGAACAAACAAAACACCATATTTAAATATAGTGTTACCACTTTTTAGAAAGTATCTAAGACTTTTTTTCGTGACCCGCCCTTCACCCCACGCACGCTTAAGAAGCAAATACGTACACACAGCCATTTTTAAAACAAGCAAGGAACGAACAGCACACACACCATTGGAAAAGCCTGCTAACGTTCTTTGACCAAACAACAAGAAATCAACCCGCTCCCTTGGCAGAAAAGCGTCTTCTTCTGCTGCACTACAAAAAAGCTTAAATACCTTCCGCCCTAAGAACGCCTATCCCTCTAAGAACGAAACAGCACCGAAGAACGAAACAAAATGCCCTTCACGCGCATAACCATCATCAAAAGTAAACGCCCCAGTCCTGGCAACGTCAACGAAGAACTCCAATGGTTTGGAGGATCGTTGGGTCTTTTCAATTTGCGTGACAAGGACAAGTCGTGCTTTCGCATCTTCATCACCCTTCTCAAGCAGCTGAAGACCGGTGCTAAACTCACCAGCGACGCCATTGCAGAGGACACCGGCTTGAGCAGAGGAACAGTAATCCACCACTTGAAAAAACTCATGAACGCCGGACTCGTAGCCCACTACAAAAACACCTACCAACTCCGCGTCAAAACGCTTGAAGACCTCGTTACCACAACACAAGCGGCGATAAACGAAACGATGAACGAGCTTCTTGCCAGTGCGAAAGAACTGGACAAGCAACTTAACTTAAAAGAAGAAAAAAAATAAAAAAAAAGAGAGAGGGTAAAAACGCCTTTCTCTTGCTTACTTCACGATTTCTTTTTCTTCGCGAAGATAAAAAAGGCAATCCCCGCGACGATGAGTAGCAGAAGAGCAATGCTTGCACCCGCACGGAGAGGAGAACCCACGACAAAACCAGTAACGCCTCTCAAACCCGTTGTGCTGCCTTCCGACGTTGCAGGGAGGCCGTTGTCATCCTCGCCGCCGGTTGCCTGAACATCCACCGGTGCGCTGGCACGAAGCTCAGGAGGAATCTCGCACTCGCGCTCCTCTGCAGGCTTATTCTCCAGCGACTGGCACCGATTGCTATCCACGCACACCCTTTTTTGAAAGCCATTTAGACAATCCAGCCAGTCAGAGCACGTCCAGTCTGGAACGCACACGCCGCTTTCCTCGCCATCTCCCGCATCTTCAGAACTGGTTGTTGAGGCGACAAAACGGCCGCCTCCGCCGCCACCTCCGCCACCTCCGCCGCTGGAGGAGGAGCCTCCGAGGTTAACGCCGTTCACATCTAAATCCAAGCGGTGCGTGTTGTCATAATCGCCGGACGCGCTTCCTGAATTGAAAATCGCCCGCTCGCCCGTGTCAACATCCTGCACGTAGAACACAATCTCCTTTCCGTTCCTATCCCCGCGAGGATCATCAATAAGGAATACAGGATCATAGCCGTATTTTCCTGCCTTCGTCTTCGTCAAGTACGTCGCTCCGTCAATCACTGCCTTCACGACTAAGCCATCCGGCGCGGGTCCTCCGTTCACCGTAACCGTTCCGTAGAACTGCTCTGGCTGGCCACTTGACGTCTGCGCAG of Candidatus Woesearchaeota archaeon contains these proteins:
- a CDS encoding ArsR family transcriptional regulator → MPFTRITIIKSKRPSPGNVNEELQWFGGSLGLFNLRDKDKSCFRIFITLLKQLKTGAKLTSDAIAEDTGLSRGTVIHHLKKLMNAGLVAHYKNTYQLRVKTLEDLVTTTQAAINETMNELLASAKELDKQLNLKEEKK